The following proteins come from a genomic window of Lolium rigidum isolate FL_2022 chromosome 5, APGP_CSIRO_Lrig_0.1, whole genome shotgun sequence:
- the LOC124652622 gene encoding uncharacterized protein LOC124652622 isoform X1, whose protein sequence is MSKLFLLNKGTCYQYLHLGQQLDVQLAWRGPGPAVDGFGSSGAPVVLSAVCPCCRVMVTSSPWQQWTLLRIHGIGPSVAAWMLIPSFCTTLKGEQRGVILTCSTSRDTKHKRPTPEKVMACQCLSAVRGSLRFLQCARRNKVQLMSHPSYLVFGEMCCRTNPSCSKLPGCTKKNHLSLFYNLDLECCQ, encoded by the exons ATGAGCAAGTTATTTCTACTTAACAAAGGAACCTGCTATCAGTACTTACATCTAG GGCAGCAGCTGGATGTGCAGCTGGCCTGGAGGGGGCCAGGCCCGGCCGTCGATGGTTTTGGCTCTAGCGGTGCTCCTGTTGTGCTGTCCGCGGTCTGCCCTTGCTgtcgtgtgatggtgacaagttcaCCTTGGCAACAGTGGACTCTTCTACGCATCCATGGTATAG GACCAAGTGTTGCTGCATGGATGCTAATACCCTCGTTTTGTACGACGCTCAAAGGGGAACAAAGAGGGGTGATCTTGACATGCTCCACCTCAAGGGACACTAAACACAAAAGGCCGACCCCTGAAAAG GTGATGGCCTGCCAATGCCTATCCGCTGTGCGGGGCAGCCTCCGTTTCCTTCAGTGTGCTCGCCGGAACAAGGTGCAGCTAATGAGCCATCCCTCGTACCTTGTCTTCGGAGAGATGTGTTGTAGGACGAACCCATCTTGCAGTAAGTTGCCCGGttgtacaaaaaaaaatcatctttcACTGTTTTACAATTTGGATCTTGAGTGCTGCCAGTAG
- the LOC124652622 gene encoding uncharacterized protein LOC124652622 isoform X2, with the protein MSKLFLLNKGTCYQYLHLGQQLDVQLAWRGPGPAVDGFGSSGAPVVLSAVCPCCRVMVTSSPWQQWTLLRIHGIGPSVAAWMLIPSFCTTLKGEQRGVILTCSTSRDTKHKRPTPEKVMACQCLSAVRGSLRFLQCARRNKVQLMSHPSYLVFGEMCCRTNPSCS; encoded by the exons ATGAGCAAGTTATTTCTACTTAACAAAGGAACCTGCTATCAGTACTTACATCTAG GGCAGCAGCTGGATGTGCAGCTGGCCTGGAGGGGGCCAGGCCCGGCCGTCGATGGTTTTGGCTCTAGCGGTGCTCCTGTTGTGCTGTCCGCGGTCTGCCCTTGCTgtcgtgtgatggtgacaagttcaCCTTGGCAACAGTGGACTCTTCTACGCATCCATGGTATAG GACCAAGTGTTGCTGCATGGATGCTAATACCCTCGTTTTGTACGACGCTCAAAGGGGAACAAAGAGGGGTGATCTTGACATGCTCCACCTCAAGGGACACTAAACACAAAAGGCCGACCCCTGAAAAG GTGATGGCCTGCCAATGCCTATCCGCTGTGCGGGGCAGCCTCCGTTTCCTTCAGTGTGCTCGCCGGAACAAGGTGCAGCTAATGAGCCATCCCTCGTACCTTGTCTTCGGAGAGATGTGTTGTAGGACGAACCCATCTTGCA GTTGA